AAGAAGGGTCGCTACTTTCGGGATTGTATTACCTCAGCGCTGTTGTTTTTGGACAACAAGGGGCTGTTCACGATTTCGTGAAGGTACAAGCGACTCATCTTCGGGTACAAACTACAGGGAAAGTTCCGTTTCAACTCGACGGAGATCCGGGGGGCGAATTGCCACTCGACATATCGATAGAACCGGGTCGGCTGACCGTGCTCGTGAGTGATCACTGGCTCGATCGTCACGCCCAGTAGCGACACCTACGATCAACGATTGACCGCAGTCCCATTTGCGAGCGAGCCACCTAGGAATGCCTGATTCGACGCCCACAGCCGCCCCATTGCCCACACCGATCGACGTCGGTCCTTATCGCTGTGGACCCGGCGAAAACCTGCTGCTCATCGCCGGTCCCTGCGTGATCGAAGATGCCGATTTCACCGTGGCGATTGCCCACGAGCTCAAGCGAATCACCAGCGGTTTGCCGGTGAACTTGGTTTTTAAGGCCTCGTTTGATAAAGCCAATCGAACCAGCAGCGGCGCGTTTCGTGGCGCGGGTCTGGAAGGTGGTTTGAAGGTCCTCGATCGTGTGGTTCGCGAAACCGGCTTGCCGGTGACCACCGACATCCACGAGTCGTATCAAGCCGCGGCTGCGGCTGAAGTTTGCACGGTACTACAGATCCCCGCTTTTCTCGCGCGTCAAACCGATTTGCTCGTCGCTGCTGCTCAAACAGGCCGCTCGGTGAATGTGAAGAAGGGGCAATTCATGGCCCCATGGGACATGGCCCACGTCGCCGGAAAACTTCGCTCTGCTGGCTGCCAAAACGTGCTACTGTGCGAACGCGGAACCTTTTTTGGCTATGGCCGCTTGGTGAACGACATGCGTTCGCTGCCGCAGATGCGTTCGCTGGGCTGTCCGGTCGTGTTCGATGCCACGCACAGTGTGCAAGAGCCGGGTGGACTTGGTGGCGCTACGGGGGGCAATCGAGCAATGGTCGAGCCACTCGCGCGGGCCGCAGTAGCGATCGGCGTCGACGGGCTCTTCTTTGAAACGCATCCCGATCCCGACAAGTCGCCAAGCGACGGCCCCAACATGCTTCCCTTGGCCACCTTTTCTGATGTCCTCAGCCGCGTCCTGGCGATTCGCCAACTAGTCACGAGCTTCTCATGAACAGCCCCTCGCAAGACACTCCTCGCTGGTCGATCGAACGCTGCACTATGGTCGGACTATCGGCCGTGATTGTCGCGGTCGTTGGACTCGCCATGTTCACATCGGGCTGCAGCGGCACCGCTCCCAAACCGACGACGCTCGGCGATGAGTCGCAAGAATCGCAGGTTGTCGACACGCTGAGCTTGGCGGTCGGTGCACTTCGCGAAGTCGCCAACTCCACCACCGATCAATCGTCGAAAGACACGCTCTACTATCTCAACCAGTGGATCGGGCGTCAGCAGCTCGAGGCCAACTGGAAACCCGATCCGATGGTGCAGCAAATTCCGCGCGCCTATCAAATCCTGCCGACACTTGGCAATCTCGACGCGACGGAATTCTCGCCGCTCGACCTGGGCTATTTGCAGCAGAACTTGTGGCTTCACGATATCGCCTCGCGTCTTGCGAAAAACACCGAGGCTTCTTCTCCTGCGATGGAAAAATGGCTTGCTGAAAACGAAGCGAAGCTCGGCAGCGAAACGGTTTCACAGCTCCGGCATGCCGAACTGCTGTTCGACTGGACGGTCCGCAACATTCAGCTCGACCCGCTTCCGGCGGAACCGAAAGCAACCGCCGCAACTCCCGGCTCGACCGAGGGACCGATGCTTCCAAGTCGACGGGGCGACGTTGGCCCGGGCTATGCCCATTTGCCGCTCCAGTCACTCCTCTATGGTCGCGGCGATGCTTGGGAACGGGCTCGCATTTTCATGCTGCTTTGTCGTCAACTCAGCATCGATGCTGTGATGCTCGCCACCGATCCGGCAGAAGGGGAAGGGGCCAGCATTGCGTGGCTCCCGGCGGTCTTGATCGGTAAAGAACTCTATCTCTTCGACACGGAA
This window of the Pirellula staleyi DSM 6068 genome carries:
- the kdsA gene encoding 3-deoxy-8-phosphooctulonate synthase — its product is MPDSTPTAAPLPTPIDVGPYRCGPGENLLLIAGPCVIEDADFTVAIAHELKRITSGLPVNLVFKASFDKANRTSSGAFRGAGLEGGLKVLDRVVRETGLPVTTDIHESYQAAAAAEVCTVLQIPAFLARQTDLLVAAAQTGRSVNVKKGQFMAPWDMAHVAGKLRSAGCQNVLLCERGTFFGYGRLVNDMRSLPQMRSLGCPVVFDATHSVQEPGGLGGATGGNRAMVEPLARAAVAIGVDGLFFETHPDPDKSPSDGPNMLPLATFSDVLSRVLAIRQLVTSFS